From Panthera uncia isolate 11264 chromosome E1, Puncia_PCG_1.0, whole genome shotgun sequence, one genomic window encodes:
- the LOC125926661 gene encoding transmembrane ascorbate-dependent reductase CYB561, with amino-acid sequence MESHAGLAATPRALPYYVAFSQLLGLIAVATTGAWLGLYRGGIAWQGVLQFNVHPLCMVIGLIFLQGDALLVYRVFRNETKRTTKVLHGLLHVFAFIIALVGLVAVFDYHRKKGYADLYSLHSWCGILAFVLYFVQWLVGFGFFLFPGASFSLRSRYRPQHIFFGATIFLLAVGTALLGLKEALLFKLGAKYSTFEPEGVLANMLGLLLAGFGVTVLYILTRADWKRPPQAEEQALSMDFKTLTEGDSPSSQ; translated from the exons ATGGAGAGCCACGCAGGCCTGGCGGCCACCCCCAGGGCGCTGCCTTACTACGTAGCTTTCTCCCAGCTGCTGGGCCTGATCGCCGTGGCCACGACCGGTGCCTGGCTCGGTCTGTACAGGGGCGGCATCGCCTGGCAGGGCGTCCTGCAGTTTAACGTGCATCCCCTCTGCATGGTCATAGGCCTGATCTTCCTGCAGGGAGATG CCCTGCTGGTTTACCGTGTCTTCAGGAACGAGACCAAACGCACAACCAAAGTCCTGCACGGGCTGCTACACGTCTTCGCGTTCATCATCGCCCTGGTGG GCCTGGTGGCGGTGTTCGACTACCACAGGAAGAAGGGCTACGCTGACCTGTACAGCCTGCACAGCTGGTGTGGCATCCTCGCGTTTGTTCTCTACTTCGTGCAG TGGCTCGTGGGCTTTGGCTTCTTCCTGTTCCCCGGAGCTTCGTTTTCTCTGCGGAGCCGCTACCGCCCGCAGCACATCTTCTTTGGCGCCACCATCTTCCTGCTCGCTGTGGGCACAGCTCTGCTGGGCCTGAAGGAGGCGCTGCTGTTTAAACTTGG GGCCAAGTATAGCACGTTTGAGCCTGAGGGCGTCCTGGCCAACATGCTGGGCTTGCTGCTGGCCGGCTTCGGCGTGACTGTGCTCTACATTTTGACTCGCGCTGACTGGAAACGGCCACCCCAGGCGGAGGAACAAGCTCTCTCCATGGACTTCAAGACGCTGACCGAGGGCGACAGCCCCAGCTCCCAGTGA